The DNA sequence TGCTCAGCACTTCCTCCAGCTGCTCCTTCAGCAGATGATAACTGGCTGCTTCCGCCGGTGCCGGAGCATCTTCATCTTCGATGAAATCTCCCAGATGGCTGTCTTCTTCTTCCCCGATGGGGGTTTCCAGGGACACCGGTTCCTGGGCGATTTTCATAATTTCCCGCACTTTTTCTACCGGTACATCCATAGCCTCGGCAATCTCTTCAGGTGAAGGCTCGCGCCCCAGTTCCTGCAAGAGCTGGCGGGAAACGCGAATCAGCTTGTTGATAGTTTCCACCATATGCACCGGAATCCGGATGGTACGAGCCTGATCTGCAATGGCCCGGGTGATAGCCTGACGAATCCACCAGGTGGCATAGGTACTGAATTTGTAGCCTTTGCGGTAGTCAAATTTTTCTACCGCCTTGATCAAACCCAGATTCCCCTCCTGGATCAGATCCAGGAACAGCATGCCTCGCCCCACATAGCGTTTGGCAATACTGACCACCAGGCGCAAGTTGGCTTCCGCCAGCCGGCGTTTAGCCTCTTCATCTCCCTGTTCCATGCGTTTAGCCAGCTCAATTTCCTCTTCCGGGGTCAACAAGGGCACCCGCCCGATTTCCTTCAAGTACATGCGAACCGGATCATCAATCCCGATACCTTCCGGTATATCCAGGTTCAGTTCATCTTCCAGGTTTTCGGTGAGAGGAAATTCATCATCTACAGGGGGCAAATCATCAGCCGGCAGCATGTCCACTTCCCCGGTTTCCGGCACCACTTCAATGCCCATCCCTGCCAGTGTTTCATAGACTTCATCGATCTGTTCCGGGGTTAATTCCACACCCTGGAGGGTGTCCATGATTTCGCCATAGGTCAAGAGGCCCCGTTTTTTGCCTTTGTCGATCAGTTTCTTGAGTTCTTCCTTGAGGGCGTTCATGTCTTTGCTATTTTGTTGTTCTTCGTTTTTTGCCATCAAGCTCCCCCCCTTTCCAGGGTGCTAGAATTATTCTGCAACCGGGTCAAACGGCTGGCCAGCTCCTTTACAGTCTGAAAATCCCGCCGTTCTTCCGCAGCCTTAATCTGTTTCAAAATCTCTTCCCGCTCTCTTTGTAGCCTTCCCTTCACCAGGGTTTGTATGCAATCCTGCAAGGTGGCTTCAGCCTGTTCCAGGGGCACTGGCAGAGTCAACAGTCGAGCAGTTACCGGGCCCAGTTCCACATCACTTTGCGGCAGGGCTCCTGTCTCCTGCCAGACCTGCATTGCCCTGGTCAGCTGTTCATCCCGCCAGGGTTTCTCCCCCAGACTGGCTTGCACTCGCGGCCACCAGTGGGGATATTCCACCACCAGGCGGGCCAGCCACCATTCTGCTTTGGTTAACCCATCCAGAATCGGATGGTTTGGCGAATTCTGGCTTACATTATCAATAGTATGCCTATTTTTTACAATTTTATCCCTCTGGCGCAAGAAAAGTCGCAATTCGCTTTCAATGGTCTCCCAGGACAGGTTGAGTTCCTGGCCCAGGCGTCGGATATATTCTTCCCGGCGCAAATGGTCACGAGTTGCGGCCAGACTGGGTATAATCAGCTGCAAGGTCTGCCTTTTGCCCGTAAGTGTGCTAAGGTCATAGCTCTCAGCACAGAGTTTGAGCTTAAAGTCCAGCAAATCCAGAGTTGTAGCCAGTAATTCCCTGAATTCTTCCACTGTATGTTTTTGCAAATATTCATCCGGGTCTTTCCCATCCGGCAAAACCAGTACCCGCACTTCCAGCCCCAGGCCCAGCAACAGGTCCAGGGAACGCAGAGCTGCCTTCTGTCCGGCCGGGTCAGCATCAAAGGCGATCACCACCCGGTCGGTATAGCGGCGCAACAGCTTGCCATGGGCTTCTGTCAAAGCTGTCCCCAGGGGAGCAACCACATTGGTAATACCTCGCTGATGGAGAGAAAGCACATCCAGATAACCTTCCACAACAATAGCCAGATTCTGGTCCCGGATTGCTTGCTGGGCTTGAAAGAGCCCATAGAGATTACTGCTCTTATCAAAAACAGGAGTTTCCGGAGTATTGAGGTATTTCGGCTGCCCCTCACCCAGGATGCGGCCACCAAAGGCAATAATTCTACCCCGGGTGTCGAAAATGGGAAATATAAGGCGGTGGCGAAAAAGGTCCAGATACTGGCCGGTATAACTGCCAGTGCGGCTCAACCCCCATTTCACCAGCACCCTGGGATCATAACCCCTTTTGCGGAAGGCTCTGGTCAGGTGGTCCCACTCCGGGCCGGCATAGCCCAGGGCAAATTTCTGTACAGTTTCCTGGTTTAAACCGCGCCGGACAATGTACTGTCTGGCCTCCTGACCTTCCGGCCTTTCCAGGCGCCAGCTAAAATATCTTGCTGCCAGCTGGTTGAGCTCATACCCTTCTGTCTTCTGACCCAGTTCCCTGGTCTCTCCCTCCATCACGGGCAGAGGCAATCCCGCCCGTTCTGCCAGCCGTTCCACCGCTTCCGGGAAAGTCAGGCGCTGGCTATCCATCAAAAAACGGATTACATCTCCTCCAGCCTGACAGCCAAAACAATAAAACATCTGCTTTTCCGGTGAAACGAAGAAAGAAGGAGTCTTTTCCTGATGAAAAGGGCAAAGTCCCACATATTCCCGCCCCTGGCGTTTCAGCAGGACATGTTCACTGATGACCTCTACTATATCATTGGCTGAGCGCACTTGCTCTATGAATTGGGGTGAAAGGAATCCTCCCACCAGCCTCACCTGCTTTAAAATTAGGATAAAAATAGAGTTCGCCATTAATAACAGATTTCCTGCTGCTTGTCAAGAGGCAATTTTAAGAGGTCAGACAATTTACTGTATATTCGCCTTAACAAGACAAATTCCTGCTTTATTCGAAAAAATTTATTGAAAAAGGGGAAACCCCCTGGGAACAAACAAGTCGGTATATTTTTTGATGGCATAACGATCGGTCATGCCGGCCACATAATCTACCACAGCCCGGGCCCGGTTCTCCTCCTCACTGCGACCCTGACTTTCCCCTTCCTGCCGGGCGATGGTCAAAAATTCAGCCGGAACCTGCTCCGGATGCTCGACATAATAACTGTAAAGCTCCTGCACTATGTTTTTGGCCTTCTCCTCTTCGGCTTTAGCCTGAGAACCCACATAAACCCGTTCAAAAAGAAAAGACCGCAAAGCCATGGTCGCTTCCCAGATTTCCGGACTCATCCTGATGCGCGGCTGCTGCCGGCTGGCTTCAATCATGTCCCTGACCATGATGTTTATACGCTCGGAGTGTTTTCGACCCAGCACTGTCAGCAAATCCCGGGGCAAATCATCCAGTTCCAGAACCCCGCC is a window from the Carboxydocella sporoproducens DSM 16521 genome containing:
- the rpoD gene encoding RNA polymerase sigma factor RpoD, with product MNALKEELKKLIDKGKKRGLLTYGEIMDTLQGVELTPEQIDEVYETLAGMGIEVVPETGEVDMLPADDLPPVDDEFPLTENLEDELNLDIPEGIGIDDPVRMYLKEIGRVPLLTPEEEIELAKRMEQGDEEAKRRLAEANLRLVVSIAKRYVGRGMLFLDLIQEGNLGLIKAVEKFDYRKGYKFSTYATWWIRQAITRAIADQARTIRIPVHMVETINKLIRVSRQLLQELGREPSPEEIAEAMDVPVEKVREIMKIAQEPVSLETPIGEEEDSHLGDFIEDEDAPAPAEAASYHLLKEQLEEVLSTLTPREEKVLRLRFGLEDGRARTLEEVGQEFGVTRERIRQIEAKALRKLRHPSRSKKLKDFLE
- the dnaG gene encoding DNA primase; the encoded protein is MGGFLSPQFIEQVRSANDIVEVISEHVLLKRQGREYVGLCPFHQEKTPSFFVSPEKQMFYCFGCQAGGDVIRFLMDSQRLTFPEAVERLAERAGLPLPVMEGETRELGQKTEGYELNQLAARYFSWRLERPEGQEARQYIVRRGLNQETVQKFALGYAGPEWDHLTRAFRKRGYDPRVLVKWGLSRTGSYTGQYLDLFRHRLIFPIFDTRGRIIAFGGRILGEGQPKYLNTPETPVFDKSSNLYGLFQAQQAIRDQNLAIVVEGYLDVLSLHQRGITNVVAPLGTALTEAHGKLLRRYTDRVVIAFDADPAGQKAALRSLDLLLGLGLEVRVLVLPDGKDPDEYLQKHTVEEFRELLATTLDLLDFKLKLCAESYDLSTLTGKRQTLQLIIPSLAATRDHLRREEYIRRLGQELNLSWETIESELRLFLRQRDKIVKNRHTIDNVSQNSPNHPILDGLTKAEWWLARLVVEYPHWWPRVQASLGEKPWRDEQLTRAMQVWQETGALPQSDVELGPVTARLLTLPVPLEQAEATLQDCIQTLVKGRLQREREEILKQIKAAEERRDFQTVKELASRLTRLQNNSSTLERGGA